In Candidatus Zixiibacteriota bacterium, one genomic interval encodes:
- the lpxK gene encoding tetraacyldisaccharide 4'-kinase has translation MLERIWKKVLRCEGFTPWTLLRPLLWAVSLAYYLLHLARRSLSHVTVKVSVPVLSVGNISVGGTGKTPLVAFIARQLSERGWRVGIAASGYGRRGKQTVCGYGKQLVGLSADEIGDEVKLLAQMLPEVVIAVDRSKAEASKHLAASGKVDLIIVDDGFQHARLARDLDVVVIDASVPLRLYHLFPLGIQREPLSGLKRADVIVLSRASLGADLPELTARLKRVNSTAPRYRAEFGLSELVGNWRRFPVSYMRDKSVMLFAGVGNFPALRKEVEKHSARVVHGLELGDHQRYDQTLLQKIRRLAEQQRPDFLLTTAKDWTKVSSFDFGREIYYVAQTVKLEPEAEQFIAFIATQLGRMSTGD, from the coding sequence ATGCTTGAACGGATATGGAAGAAGGTCCTGCGATGTGAGGGATTCACGCCGTGGACCCTACTGCGACCACTCCTCTGGGCGGTGTCACTTGCCTATTACTTGCTCCACCTCGCAAGGCGGTCATTGAGCCACGTGACTGTCAAGGTGTCAGTTCCTGTCCTTTCGGTTGGCAATATCTCTGTTGGCGGGACTGGCAAGACACCGCTGGTCGCGTTCATTGCTCGGCAATTGTCGGAAAGAGGCTGGCGCGTCGGGATCGCAGCGTCGGGCTATGGCCGAAGGGGGAAGCAAACGGTATGCGGCTACGGGAAACAACTGGTGGGGCTGTCCGCTGATGAGATCGGCGACGAGGTGAAACTGCTCGCGCAGATGCTCCCTGAAGTTGTTATCGCCGTTGATCGGTCGAAAGCGGAGGCGTCAAAACATCTCGCCGCAAGTGGGAAGGTTGATCTGATCATTGTCGATGACGGATTCCAGCATGCGCGATTAGCACGCGACCTGGATGTTGTGGTGATTGATGCCTCAGTACCGCTACGTCTGTACCACCTGTTTCCGCTGGGCATCCAGCGAGAACCACTGTCCGGGTTGAAACGCGCCGACGTGATTGTGCTTTCGCGAGCGAGTCTTGGCGCCGACTTGCCGGAACTGACGGCGCGATTGAAGCGAGTAAACTCGACCGCCCCGCGTTACCGCGCCGAGTTTGGTCTGTCGGAACTGGTGGGCAACTGGCGGCGTTTTCCAGTATCCTATATGCGTGACAAATCGGTCATGCTGTTTGCCGGGGTGGGGAATTTCCCGGCGCTGCGAAAGGAGGTCGAGAAACATTCTGCGCGAGTGGTTCACGGCCTGGAACTGGGGGACCATCAGCGTTACGACCAGACGCTCCTGCAGAAGATCCGTCGACTGGCCGAACAACAGCGTCCGGACTTCCTGCTCACGACGGCCAAGGATTGGACGAAAGTGAGCAGCTTTGATTTCGGGCGGGAAATCTATTATGTTGCACAGACTGTGAAACTTGAGCCGGAGGCCGAACAATTCATCGCGTTCATTGCAACACAACTCGGTCGTATGTCGACAGGTGACTGA
- a CDS encoding glycosyltransferase N-terminal domain-containing protein: protein MILLYRLITYLIYLVIYPYAAVKSAGGSNMWRGRLAQANLRQPATLWLHAASAGEVRVISYLLDYLKRRDPSLSAHVTVMTPAGYQIASQVVDPGIGVSFFPLDVPRVVGRTLDALHPKLIVIAETEIWPNLAVEAARRGVPIVQVNGRMTVKSFGKYRLIRGSMRRILSGYERFFLKTKDDLSRFSHFGVGQDRVVVAGDMKFDAPVSERSEARRQQIRSDLGITSEMFLLAAGSTRPGEEEILLDCFVRLIPAFPQLRLCLAPRHVNRVSEVCALVQSTGLRPILHSEHCEQPGNTLLTNTAVIIIDRMGLLAEIYSAADLAFVGGTLQPLGGHNLLEPVWSGTPVLFGPSTGNVRESADYICRGEYGAEVRDGDMLCAFVREIIEGKRRFRRKQDSDAERSATAIAGDYILKRLGHA, encoded by the coding sequence ATGATTCTTTTGTATCGCTTGATCACCTATCTTATCTATCTCGTAATCTACCCCTATGCGGCCGTCAAATCGGCCGGCGGCTCCAACATGTGGCGGGGACGTCTGGCGCAGGCTAATCTCAGACAACCGGCCACACTTTGGCTACATGCGGCGTCTGCCGGCGAAGTGCGCGTGATCAGTTATTTGCTCGACTATTTGAAACGTCGGGACCCGTCTCTATCGGCACACGTGACAGTAATGACGCCTGCGGGCTACCAGATTGCCTCGCAGGTGGTCGATCCGGGCATTGGCGTGTCGTTTTTCCCACTCGATGTTCCCCGGGTGGTAGGCCGGACGCTGGACGCGCTTCACCCAAAACTGATTGTCATCGCCGAGACTGAAATATGGCCGAACCTGGCGGTTGAGGCAGCCAGGCGCGGTGTGCCGATCGTTCAAGTGAATGGGCGGATGACCGTAAAGTCGTTCGGTAAGTACCGACTGATTCGCGGCTCGATGCGCAGGATTCTTTCCGGTTACGAGCGATTCTTTCTGAAGACGAAAGATGATCTCTCGCGTTTCTCTCATTTTGGAGTGGGGCAGGATCGAGTTGTCGTTGCCGGTGACATGAAATTCGACGCGCCGGTCTCGGAGCGATCTGAAGCACGGCGACAGCAGATCCGCAGTGATCTGGGCATAACATCTGAGATGTTCCTGTTGGCAGCGGGCTCCACGCGTCCGGGTGAGGAGGAGATTTTGCTCGACTGCTTCGTGCGACTCATTCCGGCTTTCCCCCAACTGCGACTCTGTCTGGCGCCGCGTCATGTGAATCGTGTTTCCGAGGTCTGCGCACTGGTCCAGTCAACAGGACTGCGGCCAATTCTCCATAGTGAGCACTGCGAGCAACCGGGCAATACTTTGCTGACCAATACGGCAGTGATTATTATTGACAGGATGGGGCTTCTGGCAGAAATCTACTCGGCCGCCGATCTTGCATTCGTCGGTGGCACACTCCAGCCGCTGGGGGGACACAATTTGCTCGAACCGGTGTGGTCTGGCACCCCGGTGCTGTTTGGACCATCAACCGGCAATGTTCGAGAATCGGCTGATTATATTTGCAGGGGGGAATATGGCGCCGAGGTGCGGGATGGCGACATGCTTTGTGCCTTCGTGCGCGAGATAATCGAGGGGAAGCGGAGATTCCGCCGGAAGCAGGATTCCGATGCGGAGCGGTCGGCCACTGCCATCGCCGGAGACTACATTCTGAAACGGCTCGGCCATGCTTGA
- the lpxB gene encoding lipid-A-disaccharide synthase, protein MARPLLFVSAGDPSGDNATGRLVRALREIHPALELFGLGGPALMQAGQQQLANSADLAVLGFWEVAKRFWFFRDLMNRCVEEITRRKPSCILVADYPGFNLRLARRIKHLGIPIVYYISPQLWAWGKGRIAEIRELIDLMIVILPFEKQFYGGSGVRAEFVGHYLLEDIPSEYIGSAPPKSGQIALLPGSRPQEIARMLPSMLAAAQMFNRKYGSTAVVAALRNGYDYEGHWRPFGDAGIAVRYDDTRSVLYESDLALTASGTATLETAIIGRPMVVVYKTGFLTYQIARRLVTIDKIGLVNLVLGEKVVPELIQNDANERSMFAELERFHRDAALTERVCRRLNQIPGLLGGVGASERAARLVNGFL, encoded by the coding sequence ATGGCGAGGCCGCTTCTCTTTGTATCTGCCGGTGACCCATCCGGCGACAACGCCACCGGCCGCTTGGTGCGAGCCCTTCGGGAAATTCACCCCGCGCTGGAACTGTTCGGGCTGGGCGGGCCAGCGCTTATGCAAGCCGGTCAGCAGCAACTTGCTAATAGTGCGGACCTGGCCGTTCTCGGTTTCTGGGAGGTGGCGAAACGATTCTGGTTCTTCCGCGATCTCATGAATCGATGTGTCGAGGAGATTACGCGCAGGAAACCATCGTGCATTCTCGTGGCCGACTACCCGGGATTCAATCTGCGGCTGGCTCGGCGAATCAAACATTTGGGGATACCAATCGTGTACTATATTTCGCCGCAGCTCTGGGCCTGGGGAAAAGGGAGGATAGCCGAGATACGGGAACTGATCGATCTGATGATCGTGATTCTTCCGTTCGAAAAGCAGTTCTATGGGGGAAGCGGCGTGCGGGCCGAGTTTGTCGGTCATTATCTGCTCGAAGATATCCCCAGCGAGTACATCGGTTCAGCGCCGCCCAAGAGCGGTCAGATCGCGCTTCTGCCGGGCTCAAGACCGCAGGAGATCGCCCGGATGCTTCCCTCGATGCTCGCCGCCGCGCAGATGTTCAACCGGAAGTATGGCTCGACGGCGGTGGTCGCGGCGCTTCGCAACGGATATGATTACGAGGGTCACTGGCGGCCGTTTGGGGATGCGGGGATCGCCGTACGCTACGACGACACCAGGAGCGTTCTGTATGAAAGCGATCTTGCGCTGACGGCCTCGGGAACGGCCACACTCGAGACCGCAATAATCGGTCGGCCGATGGTGGTGGTGTACAAGACCGGGTTTCTGACATATCAGATCGCGCGTCGTCTGGTCACTATCGACAAGATCGGGTTGGTCAACTTGGTGTTGGGCGAGAAGGTGGTGCCGGAACTGATTCAGAATGACGCCAACGAGCGATCGATGTTCGCCGAGCTGGAACGATTCCACCGTGATGCGGCATTGACGGAGCGGGTCTGCCGCCGTCTGAACCAGATTCCGGGCCTGCTTGGCGGCGTTGGCGCCTCGGAGCGAGCGGCCCGCCTGGTGAACGGGTTTCTATGA
- a CDS encoding Gfo/Idh/MocA family oxidoreductase, producing the protein MTETRKLKTAVVGVGGLGRHHLRWLAQLPLSQVIGVYDIDGEKAAKHTAEFHVKPFSSLDELAGAVDAATIVVPTTAHFEVASFLIERGIHCLIEKPIAAQLTEAVKLRERAKAKGVVVTVGQIERFNPAVRALDAYDIRPSFIEAHRLAAFDPRGTDVAVVLDLMIHDIDLVLKFIKSPMVDIQASAVAVVSDQADIANARLTFANGAAANLTASRISLRAMRKLRIFQKSGYYSLDLAEKQADVYRMAAPGDNSAGMRVPLGKSGRDIVYLKKADDGQDMLGAELASFLEAVIHRTPVAVTLEEATEALRVALEVERIGLASIARMTTETA; encoded by the coding sequence GTGACAGAAACGAGAAAACTGAAAACCGCCGTTGTGGGTGTCGGCGGCTTGGGGAGACACCATCTGCGCTGGCTGGCGCAGTTGCCGCTCTCACAGGTGATCGGTGTGTACGATATAGACGGCGAGAAGGCGGCCAAACATACTGCGGAATTTCACGTAAAGCCGTTTTCATCGCTGGATGAACTGGCTGGCGCGGTCGATGCCGCTACTATCGTAGTTCCCACAACAGCCCACTTTGAAGTGGCATCGTTTTTGATTGAGAGGGGGATTCACTGCCTTATCGAGAAACCGATTGCAGCACAGCTGACTGAGGCGGTCAAGCTGCGCGAACGGGCGAAAGCGAAAGGCGTAGTGGTAACGGTCGGCCAGATCGAGCGGTTTAACCCAGCGGTGCGGGCGCTCGATGCATACGATATCCGGCCATCGTTCATTGAAGCGCATCGGTTGGCAGCGTTCGATCCACGCGGCACCGATGTGGCGGTCGTGCTCGACCTGATGATTCACGATATCGATCTGGTGCTGAAATTCATCAAGTCGCCGATGGTCGATATTCAGGCATCGGCGGTGGCAGTCGTGTCCGACCAGGCCGACATTGCCAACGCCAGACTCACCTTTGCCAATGGGGCCGCCGCAAATCTGACGGCATCACGAATTTCACTTCGAGCCATGCGCAAGCTGCGGATTTTCCAGAAGTCCGGCTACTACTCGCTTGACCTCGCTGAGAAGCAGGCTGATGTCTATCGCATGGCTGCGCCAGGCGATAACAGCGCCGGCATGCGCGTGCCGCTGGGAAAATCCGGGCGTGATATTGTGTATCTCAAGAAAGCTGATGACGGCCAGGATATGCTGGGTGCGGAACTGGCGTCGTTTCTGGAGGCAGTGATTCATCGGACACCGGTAGCCGTCACGCTCGAAGAGGCAACGGAAGCGCTGCGCGTGGCGCTGGAGGTCGAGCGGATCGGTCTGGCCTCGATTGCCCGCATGACGACAGAAACGGCGTAG
- the lpxA gene encoding acyl-ACP--UDP-N-acetylglucosamine O-acyltransferase, protein MSNIHSTAIVSPKAQVADNVTIGPYTIVEDNVVIGSGCAVASNVLLADGAVLGNNVRVSHGAVIGTQPQDLKFGGEKTSAVIGDDTVVREYVTINRGTKARGETTLGTNCFIMAYAHVAHDCIIGNNVIMANSVNLAGHVEVDEYAILGGVLPVHQFVKIGAHCMVGGGFRVQQDICPYALVAGYPLKVIGINSIGLRRRGFAAATIEQLEQAFKILFFSGLNTSQAVARIRGEIQIGPEIEQVLGFLGRSNRGIVK, encoded by the coding sequence ATGAGTAATATCCATTCAACTGCGATAGTCTCTCCCAAAGCGCAGGTAGCCGATAATGTCACGATCGGGCCGTATACGATCGTGGAAGACAACGTGGTGATCGGTTCAGGATGCGCGGTGGCATCGAATGTGCTCCTGGCCGACGGCGCGGTTCTCGGCAATAACGTGCGGGTGTCGCACGGTGCGGTGATCGGCACACAGCCGCAGGATCTCAAGTTCGGCGGCGAGAAAACGAGCGCCGTGATCGGTGACGATACAGTGGTGCGGGAATATGTGACGATCAATCGCGGCACCAAGGCGCGCGGCGAGACGACACTCGGGACTAATTGTTTCATTATGGCGTACGCGCACGTGGCGCACGACTGCATTATCGGCAACAATGTCATCATGGCCAATTCGGTGAATCTGGCGGGACATGTGGAAGTCGATGAATACGCCATTCTGGGGGGCGTGCTGCCGGTGCACCAGTTTGTCAAGATCGGCGCGCACTGCATGGTCGGTGGTGGGTTTCGCGTGCAGCAGGATATCTGCCCGTACGCACTGGTGGCGGGGTATCCGCTGAAGGTGATCGGGATAAACTCGATCGGGCTTCGTCGACGGGGTTTTGCTGCAGCCACGATTGAGCAGCTGGAGCAGGCGTTCAAGATCCTGTTTTTCTCCGGTCTGAACACCTCGCAGGCGGTGGCGCGAATCCGCGGGGAGATCCAGATTGGTCCGGAGATCGAGCAAGTGCTCGGTTTTCTGGGCCGCTCCAATCGCGGCATCGTGAAATAG
- a CDS encoding bifunctional UDP-3-O-[3-hydroxymyristoyl] N-acetylglucosamine deacetylase/3-hydroxyacyl-ACP dehydratase codes for MYEKQRTIQREISLTGIGLHTGTNCTMIFKPAPPDHGILFVRADLPGKPSVIADIDHVVDISRGTTLQQGEAKVYTVEHVLAAFAGLQLDNMIVELDGNEPPVGDGSAKPYVDKLLEAGIADQDADKQYLEIDTPMSYSEPDRRVDLVVTPSNDLRITFMIDYQNPALGTQYTTLVDLEKEFVDEFAPARTFCFLSEVEMLKSHGLIKGGGLDNAVVIYDSDLGQIEVDRIRRALNLKEHAFVGKTGIINDIPLRFYNEPVRHKTLDLLGDLFLIGVPFKGHVLAGRSGHKANVALARKMRELYKKKKIAGRYRANGTGTFLDINAIMKIMPHRYPFLLVDRIIDLVPDKNLTAIKNVTINEPFFQGHFPGHPIMPGVLILEAMAQAGGVLLLNAIEQPETKLVYFLSIDNAKFRKPVLPGDQLRFELEMQAFRRNTCKMSGQAFVDDNLVASADFMAMVIDR; via the coding sequence ATGTACGAGAAGCAACGAACTATCCAGCGCGAAATCTCACTGACCGGCATCGGTCTTCACACCGGCACCAACTGCACCATGATATTCAAGCCGGCCCCCCCGGATCACGGAATCTTATTTGTCCGCGCGGACCTTCCCGGCAAGCCCTCGGTCATCGCTGATATCGATCACGTGGTCGACATCTCCCGCGGCACCACATTGCAGCAGGGGGAAGCGAAGGTCTACACGGTCGAGCATGTGCTGGCGGCATTTGCCGGCCTGCAACTCGACAATATGATTGTCGAACTCGACGGTAACGAGCCGCCGGTTGGGGATGGCTCCGCCAAGCCGTATGTTGACAAGCTTCTGGAAGCCGGTATAGCCGACCAGGACGCCGACAAACAGTATCTCGAGATCGATACTCCCATGTCGTACAGCGAACCGGACCGACGGGTCGATCTGGTGGTGACGCCATCAAACGACCTGCGCATCACGTTTATGATCGATTACCAGAATCCGGCGCTGGGGACACAGTACACGACACTCGTAGACCTCGAGAAAGAATTTGTCGATGAGTTCGCTCCGGCTCGGACGTTCTGCTTCTTGTCCGAGGTAGAGATGCTCAAGTCGCATGGACTCATAAAAGGTGGCGGGCTGGACAACGCCGTGGTCATCTACGATTCTGACCTTGGGCAGATTGAGGTAGACCGCATTCGCCGCGCATTGAATCTCAAAGAACATGCCTTTGTCGGCAAGACCGGTATCATCAACGATATTCCGCTGCGGTTCTATAATGAGCCGGTGCGGCACAAGACGCTCGACCTGCTGGGGGATTTGTTTCTCATAGGTGTGCCGTTTAAGGGGCACGTGCTGGCGGGGCGTTCCGGTCACAAGGCGAACGTGGCGCTCGCGAGAAAAATGCGCGAGTTGTACAAGAAGAAGAAGATCGCCGGGCGGTACCGCGCCAATGGAACCGGGACGTTTCTCGATATCAACGCCATCATGAAAATCATGCCGCACCGGTATCCGTTTTTGCTGGTGGATCGGATCATCGACCTGGTGCCGGACAAGAACCTGACGGCTATCAAAAACGTGACTATCAACGAGCCGTTTTTCCAGGGGCATTTTCCCGGGCATCCGATCATGCCGGGGGTGTTGATACTGGAGGCAATGGCCCAGGCCGGCGGGGTGCTCTTGTTAAACGCGATCGAGCAGCCGGAAACGAAGCTGGTTTATTTTCTTTCGATTGACAACGCCAAATTCCGCAAGCCGGTTCTTCCGGGGGACCAGTTGCGTTTCGAACTGGAAATGCAGGCGTTCCGCCGAAACACGTGCAAGATGAGCGGACAGGCGTTCGTGGATGACAACCTTGTGGCAAGCGCCGATTTCATGGCCATGGTGATCGACCGATGA
- a CDS encoding sigma factor-like helix-turn-helix DNA-binding protein, giving the protein MVTKRRIVYQNWRVETASHAPQAPEVLSLEILSERLAFTGTADSESARTARITLAVRQALTTLTEDESEFIYKFHFEGITYREMSELTGRPVHKLEALHHRAIRKLRTKLARFVEDEFGLRRVETGRSCLICSSGRRKEIDELIESRGPCDTWKPVIRAIRDRFGLRIKTPQQLIGHEKYH; this is encoded by the coding sequence GTGGTTACGAAAAGGCGAATCGTCTATCAGAATTGGCGGGTGGAGACGGCGTCCCACGCCCCGCAAGCGCCAGAGGTTCTCTCCCTTGAGATACTGTCCGAAAGGCTGGCGTTCACCGGCACGGCAGACAGTGAAAGTGCCAGGACGGCGAGAATCACCCTGGCGGTGCGGCAGGCGCTGACCACTCTTACTGAGGATGAGTCAGAATTCATCTACAAGTTCCATTTTGAGGGGATCACGTACCGTGAGATGTCTGAATTAACCGGACGGCCGGTCCACAAACTCGAAGCGCTGCACCATCGCGCGATCCGAAAGCTCAGAACAAAACTGGCAAGATTCGTTGAAGACGAGTTCGGGCTGCGGCGGGTTGAAACCGGTCGAAGCTGCTTGATCTGTTCATCCGGTCGTCGGAAGGAAATCGACGAGTTGATAGAGTCGCGCGGCCCGTGCGACACCTGGAAGCCGGTGATTCGCGCCATTCGCGATCGCTTCGGACTGCGGATTAAGACGCCGCAGCAATTGATCGGGCACGAGAAGTATCACTGA
- a CDS encoding type II CAAX endopeptidase family protein: protein MEQSRYERETVYPLPGTASYPTTPYELFKFESGNEQFRVSRLTYASLVFLLLLYPGVSFLGAGGDPRELLRNLTPGVLMVLLVTTVVFQWVIFLLNYVSIFREGTGLTGIGLGRLRLVDLLWAVAFLLAANLILSGLAWGLGQVGLPMPGEVGMLIPKDAAGKVVWVVVALTAGFCEEVAFRGYLMTRLRLLGRFKNWLVPTILSAVAFGACHAYQGIPGFIVITVYGVMFSLLFIHTGRLWPCIIAHFLQDFGALFFPH, encoded by the coding sequence ATGGAGCAGTCCCGTTACGAGCGTGAGACCGTCTACCCGTTGCCGGGGACGGCAAGCTACCCGACGACGCCATACGAGTTGTTCAAGTTCGAATCCGGCAACGAGCAGTTCCGCGTCTCGCGGTTGACTTACGCCTCGCTGGTGTTCTTGCTGCTGCTCTATCCGGGCGTCTCGTTCCTCGGCGCGGGTGGGGATCCCAGGGAGTTACTTCGTAACCTGACTCCTGGCGTGCTGATGGTTCTTCTGGTCACGACTGTGGTATTCCAATGGGTCATCTTCCTGCTCAACTATGTTTCGATATTTCGCGAGGGGACCGGCCTTACCGGAATTGGCCTCGGCAGGCTTCGACTAGTTGACCTGCTGTGGGCGGTGGCATTTTTATTGGCTGCCAACCTCATTCTATCCGGCCTTGCCTGGGGGCTGGGTCAGGTCGGTCTGCCGATGCCCGGCGAGGTGGGCATGCTGATCCCAAAGGACGCTGCAGGGAAAGTTGTCTGGGTGGTGGTAGCCCTCACGGCTGGGTTCTGTGAAGAAGTGGCCTTTCGTGGGTACCTGATGACACGGCTTCGCCTGCTGGGGCGTTTCAAGAACTGGCTCGTCCCGACCATCCTGTCGGCGGTTGCCTTTGGCGCTTGCCACGCATACCAGGGAATTCCCGGCTTCATTGTCATCACGGTCTATGGTGTCATGTTCTCACTACTGTTCATTCATACCGGGCGGCTGTGGCCTTGTATTATCGCACATTTCCTCCAGGATTTTGGCGCCCTTTTCTTCCCGCACTGA
- a CDS encoding DUF4097 family beta strand repeat-containing protein produces MRSSRTRTESERAGFIALVVTVLLANLAAAQTALPPNIENSKPQNKKAIVLSRESRELAEEYADLLEELRDLTADYQEYLEEYNDKILRQYQDQLSALAGRIDNGTYASEPEQLSADLLKSETELQKLETEIQESKTVYPVKLFYLVRGLRREMSSTRRLLLDEMEQKLVSHNVQLAAIEEYVRSVLEGIQVRWETAPDGSTIYYVQSDPSAPRPRVYAKVVLTEDSTKAPEHPEVGFAVPEPPTPPDVDYAPVGTPLAPGEVGQSKLLTANVTVDSDRLPIAIFSRMGDVEVQGSEGQQIAAELSIEVSGESRTVEKKFLAGTRLEVTSSDKGYDIRATIPSDRSRSLRVLNSRLVVSVPARNYVVCENSYGNVTITELQNGVRVKGSYSSLDISEIKGGVTAATTMGAASIYEASGPISIKTAYAPVTVATIRGDVTIENAYGTVVVSDCRGKATITNSGQVSISDHVGDVKITNTLGPVEIADISGNVRASNAFQPVSIHNVDGSVTVENSNSAIQLSEIGGMLSASNKFGQIMAEDLRGPVNLVNQNGNVIVALDRALGGTSSIRTTFGNINVSVPSTADLFVDARTVFGDIRSFMPLKVIGQGTSKAAVLTIGKGGDSLLLVGSNSSIVIDEKR; encoded by the coding sequence GTGAGAAGTAGTAGAACCAGAACTGAATCCGAACGTGCAGGGTTCATCGCACTTGTTGTCACAGTTCTTCTGGCCAACCTCGCTGCTGCTCAGACCGCCCTCCCCCCGAATATCGAAAACTCCAAGCCGCAAAATAAGAAGGCCATCGTACTAAGCCGCGAATCGAGAGAGTTGGCCGAGGAATACGCCGACCTGCTGGAGGAACTCCGGGACCTGACCGCCGACTACCAGGAATATCTGGAAGAGTACAACGACAAGATCCTCAGGCAGTACCAGGATCAGCTCAGTGCTCTCGCCGGCCGAATCGACAACGGCACCTATGCGTCCGAGCCCGAACAGCTATCCGCCGACCTTTTGAAGAGCGAGACCGAACTTCAAAAGCTCGAGACTGAGATTCAGGAATCGAAGACAGTGTATCCGGTGAAGCTGTTTTACCTGGTGCGGGGTCTTCGCCGTGAGATGAGTTCCACACGCCGGCTGTTGCTGGATGAAATGGAACAGAAGCTGGTTTCGCATAACGTCCAGCTTGCGGCGATAGAAGAGTATGTCAGAAGTGTGCTGGAAGGGATACAAGTCAGGTGGGAGACCGCACCCGATGGCAGCACTATTTACTACGTGCAATCGGACCCTTCCGCGCCGAGGCCCCGTGTGTACGCCAAAGTTGTCCTGACCGAGGACAGCACCAAAGCGCCGGAGCATCCAGAAGTCGGCTTTGCCGTCCCAGAGCCTCCCACACCCCCGGATGTAGATTACGCGCCGGTCGGCACGCCGCTCGCACCCGGCGAGGTTGGACAGTCGAAACTGCTGACGGCCAATGTGACGGTCGATTCGGATCGACTCCCCATCGCTATCTTCAGCCGGATGGGAGATGTCGAGGTCCAGGGCTCCGAAGGTCAGCAGATCGCCGCCGAGCTGTCGATCGAGGTCTCCGGCGAATCCAGGACGGTGGAAAAGAAGTTCCTGGCGGGCACCCGGCTTGAAGTCACTTCCAGCGACAAAGGGTACGACATTCGGGCGACTATCCCGAGCGACAGATCCCGCTCTCTGCGCGTTCTCAACTCACGCCTCGTCGTCTCCGTACCCGCGCGCAACTATGTCGTCTGTGAAAACAGCTACGGCAACGTTACCATTACCGAGCTCCAGAACGGTGTGCGTGTCAAGGGCAGCTATTCGTCCCTCGACATTTCGGAGATCAAGGGGGGCGTGACGGCCGCGACCACCATGGGGGCCGCGTCGATATACGAGGCCTCCGGGCCGATTTCAATAAAGACCGCCTACGCTCCAGTGACCGTGGCCACCATACGCGGAGACGTCACGATCGAGAACGCCTATGGAACAGTGGTGGTTTCCGATTGTCGCGGCAAGGCCACCATCACCAATTCGGGCCAGGTCAGCATTTCTGATCACGTCGGGGATGTAAAAATCACCAACACGCTCGGCCCGGTCGAGATCGCCGACATCTCCGGCAACGTGCGCGCCTCGAACGCCTTCCAGCCGGTGAGCATTCATAATGTCGATGGGTCCGTAACGGTGGAGAACAGCAACTCGGCCATTCAACTATCGGAGATCGGCGGCATGCTTTCGGCCAGCAACAAGTTTGGCCAGATCATGGCCGAAGACCTGCGAGGTCCGGTCAATCTGGTCAATCAGAACGGCAATGTTATCGTGGCGCTTGACCGGGCTCTCGGCGGCACTTCGTCGATACGCACGACTTTCGGCAACATCAACGTCAGCGTACCGTCGACGGCCGACCTGTTCGTCGACGCCCGCACGGTGTTTGGTGATATCCGGAGTTTTATGCCGCTCAAGGTGATTGGCCAGGGAACATCCAAGGCGGCGGTTCTGACAATTGGCAAGGGGGGGGATTCTCTACTGCTGGTGGGCTCCAACAGCTCGATCGTCATCGACGAAAAGCGCTGA